A window of Ranitomeya variabilis isolate aRanVar5 chromosome 2, aRanVar5.hap1, whole genome shotgun sequence contains these coding sequences:
- the SAC3D1 gene encoding SAC3 domain-containing protein 1 isoform X3 yields the protein MDSSSPPVGVCLDMCPTRERQERESQGRLHQYEIQRAQRASKGPRGGGRPTADPKKTVKEYSRPAAGKELSCPMDLRPPATLAQTVQYLLMGVCSSVNFRDLSSLAKTYSFVFDRLRAVRQDLIVQRIRGPGGALVLEGSLGFLLCAPYLVRDLPLADYDEVLHSTQVRESFAELIECYKGSGEFPRQAEFQSLLLLYNLGNMDTIHRALQLPCALRQTPHVQLGIDINKAYLENNWVRLFRLVNQLNCLQACAFYRHLPSSRHKALCALIHGYSSRNCRYPLDLLTRLIALDSPSLASEMCVKRGQTVTAGEQPSVLFLKTALNDVKPESPGREINLVEKKKGKASWAEVMIGEERVIKDGAQSHQTS from the exons ATGGACTCCTCCTCTCCTCCAGTTGGTGTATGCCTTGATATGTGCCCAACAAGAGAGAGGCAAGAACGAGAAAGCCAAGGACGTCTGCATCAGTATGAAATACAGAGAGCCCAGCGGGCAAGTAAAGGTCCGAGAGGAGGAGGTCGTCCTACTGCTGATCCAAAAAAGACTGTCAAGGAGTATAGCCGCCCTGCAGCAGGCAAAGAACTGTCCTGTCCTATGGACCTACGACCCCCTGCAACCTTAGCCCAAACTGTTCAGTATCTCTTGATGGGTGTTTGCTCAAGTGTCAATTTTAGGGATTTGTCATCTTTGGCCAAGACTTACTCTTTTGTGTTTGACCGCCTGCGTGCTGTGAGGCAGGACCTCATAGTGCAGAGAATTAGGGGGCCTGGAGGGGCTCTTGTGCTAGAAGGAAGCCTTGGATTTTTGCTTTGTGCCCCCTACTTGGTGAGGGACCTGCCACTAGCAGACTATGATGAAGTGCTACACTCCACACAGGTTCGGGAAAGCTTTGCAGAACTGATCGAATGTTACAAAGGTAGTGGAGAATTTCCCAGGCAAGCTGAATTCCAGTCTCTTCTCCTTCTTTATAATTTAg GTAATATGGATACAATACACAGAGCTTTGCAACTCCCTTGTGCGCTGCGGCAAACTCCACACGTCCAATTAGGAATTGATATCAACAAAGCCTACTTGGAAAATAACTGGGTACGGCTTTTTCGCTTGGTGAACCAACTGAACTGCCTCCAGGCTTGTGCTTTTTACCGCCACTTGCCAAGTTCCCGCCATAAAGCACTTTGCGCCCTGATACACGGATACAGCAGTCGGAACTGTCGCTACCCACTTGATCTCCTTACTAGGTTGATAGCTCTGGATAGCCCTTCACTAGCAAGTGAGATGTGCGTGAAACGAGGACAGACGGTGACGGCCGGAGAACAGCCTTCAGTCCTGTTCCTAAAAACCGCACTCAACGATGTAAAGCCTGAGAGTCCTGGCAGAGAGATTAACTTGGTGGAGAAAAAGAAAGGCAAAGCATCTTGGGCAGAAGTGATGATTGGAGAAGAACGAGTCATCAAAGATGGGGCCCAATCACATCAGACGTCTTAG
- the LOC143809616 gene encoding uncharacterized protein LOC143809616 has product MMEAMNDSHQSPNSGIQPEGFKSTSAISLQTGCADIGSGDPKCIRDDSKDEGIPAPRLTAFTPWSPGRQRSFPALHTLYTSTESECSLEDPLPTCKLLSPHFPNLGESFTDDRNEDGNLNSCDTKTEQRKYRALKPSPSLPSLLPTHRTPQQNHHVRASSSESSGEDALMNWAEMRSQDPALDYMSAQKILDTLLGFPTTSERFGISKPQNLIEFSSNIEGHIVKNEIQDSNNPIKNMPYAPSNHDDLHIYTERSSQDVFVGSHYNPLYIPNDDVNRRLQSTEFITPPLPAKKSPFSGHFPDTCHHLNPVGEIGFRPLGKNEGTAHHKSVPPSSLSIPDPPIDPPGQCIPFVLRSPSGSESIMGTWEGQHHGQDSGRDRKPKKERTVTFHTMINDGQPKHNQVTVRSKFIPHRFGEQEDISLDSLDSTML; this is encoded by the exons ATGATGGAAGCAATGAATGACTCTCACCAAAGTCCCAACAGTGGCATTCAACCAGAAGGCTTCAAATCAACAAGCGCCATCTCTTTACAGACTGGTTGTGCAGACATTGGTAGCGGCGATCCGAAATGTATCAGAGATGACAGTAAAGATGAGGGGATTCCTGCACCGCGACTGACCGCTTTTACTCCATGGAGTCCTGGGAGGCAGAGGTCATTCCCTGCTCTTCATACCTTGTACACCTCCACCGAAAGCGAGTGCAGCTTAGAAGATCCGCTTCCTACTTGTAAACTGCTGTCTCCACATTTTCCCAACCTCGGGGAAAGTTTTACGGATGACCGGAATGAGGATGGAAACCTCAAT AGCTGTGATACCAAAACCGAACAGAGAAAATACAGGGCTTTGAAGCCTTCACCTTCTCTTCCAAGCCTTCTTCCCACGCATCGCACCCCACAACAAAACCATCATGTCAGAGCAAGTAGTTCGGAGAGTTCCGGAGAGGATGCGCTCATGAACTGGGCTGAGATGAGGTCTCAAGATCCAGCGCTTGATTACATGTCTGCCCAGAAGATACTGGATACCCTTTTGGGGTTCCCCACAACTTCAGAAAGATTTGGTATTTCCAAGCCTCAAAATTTAATTGAATTTTCCTCAAATATTGAAGGACACATAGTTAAAAATGAAATTCAAGATTCAAACAATCCAATAAAAAATATGCCATATGCACCATCAAACCATGATGATCTACACATCTACACAGAGAGATCTTCTCAAGATGTATTTGTCGGCAGCCATTACAATCCCTTGTACATTCCTAATGATGATGTAAACCGTAGACTGCAGTCTACAGAATTCATAACTCCTCCACTTCCGGCTAAAAAATCTCCATTTTCAGGACATTTTCCAGATACTTGTCATCACCTCAATCCTGTGGGAGAAATTGGGTTTAGACCTTTGGGGAAAAATGAAGGTACAGCCCATCATAAATCAGTACCACCAAGTTCTTTGTCCATTCCTGATCCTCCGATCGATCCCCCCGGCCAGTGTATTCCATTTGTACTAAGAAGTCCATCGGGAAGTGAATCAATTATGGGAACCTGGGAAGGTCAACATCATGGTCAAGACAGTGGAAGGGATAGAAAGCCTAAAAAAGAAAGGACGGTGACTTTCCACACGATGATCAATGATGGTCAACCAAAACACAATCAGGTAACGGTGAGATCAAAGTTCATACCCCACCGGTTCGGAGAGCAAGAAGATATTTCATTGGATTCTTTGGATTCAACCATGCtttaa
- the SAC3D1 gene encoding SAC3 domain-containing protein 1 isoform X1, protein MKNAGSTRDCREPGICCKLQGNIMDSSSPPVGVCLDMCPTRERQERESQGRLHQYEIQRAQRASKGPRGGGRPTADPKKTVKEYSRPAAGKELSCPMDLRPPATLAQTVQYLLMGVCSSVNFRDLSSLAKTYSFVFDRLRAVRQDLIVQRIRGPGGALVLEGSLGFLLCAPYLVRDLPLADYDEVLHSTQVRESFAELIECYKGSGEFPRQAEFQSLLLLYNLGNMDTIHRALQLPCALRQTPHVQLGIDINKAYLENNWVRLFRLVNQLNCLQACAFYRHLPSSRHKALCALIHGYSSRNCRYPLDLLTRLIALDSPSLASEMCVKRGQTVTAGEQPSVLFLKTALNDVKPESPGREINLVEKKKGKASWAEVMIGEERVIKDGAQSHQTS, encoded by the exons tcTGCTGTAAACTTCAGGGAAACATCATGGACTCCTCCTCTCCTCCAGTTGGTGTATGCCTTGATATGTGCCCAACAAGAGAGAGGCAAGAACGAGAAAGCCAAGGACGTCTGCATCAGTATGAAATACAGAGAGCCCAGCGGGCAAGTAAAGGTCCGAGAGGAGGAGGTCGTCCTACTGCTGATCCAAAAAAGACTGTCAAGGAGTATAGCCGCCCTGCAGCAGGCAAAGAACTGTCCTGTCCTATGGACCTACGACCCCCTGCAACCTTAGCCCAAACTGTTCAGTATCTCTTGATGGGTGTTTGCTCAAGTGTCAATTTTAGGGATTTGTCATCTTTGGCCAAGACTTACTCTTTTGTGTTTGACCGCCTGCGTGCTGTGAGGCAGGACCTCATAGTGCAGAGAATTAGGGGGCCTGGAGGGGCTCTTGTGCTAGAAGGAAGCCTTGGATTTTTGCTTTGTGCCCCCTACTTGGTGAGGGACCTGCCACTAGCAGACTATGATGAAGTGCTACACTCCACACAGGTTCGGGAAAGCTTTGCAGAACTGATCGAATGTTACAAAGGTAGTGGAGAATTTCCCAGGCAAGCTGAATTCCAGTCTCTTCTCCTTCTTTATAATTTAg GTAATATGGATACAATACACAGAGCTTTGCAACTCCCTTGTGCGCTGCGGCAAACTCCACACGTCCAATTAGGAATTGATATCAACAAAGCCTACTTGGAAAATAACTGGGTACGGCTTTTTCGCTTGGTGAACCAACTGAACTGCCTCCAGGCTTGTGCTTTTTACCGCCACTTGCCAAGTTCCCGCCATAAAGCACTTTGCGCCCTGATACACGGATACAGCAGTCGGAACTGTCGCTACCCACTTGATCTCCTTACTAGGTTGATAGCTCTGGATAGCCCTTCACTAGCAAGTGAGATGTGCGTGAAACGAGGACAGACGGTGACGGCCGGAGAACAGCCTTCAGTCCTGTTCCTAAAAACCGCACTCAACGATGTAAAGCCTGAGAGTCCTGGCAGAGAGATTAACTTGGTGGAGAAAAAGAAAGGCAAAGCATCTTGGGCAGAAGTGATGATTGGAGAAGAACGAGTCATCAAAGATGGGGCCCAATCACATCAGACGTCTTAG
- the SAC3D1 gene encoding SAC3 domain-containing protein 1 isoform X2, whose translation MKNAGICCKLQGNIMDSSSPPVGVCLDMCPTRERQERESQGRLHQYEIQRAQRASKGPRGGGRPTADPKKTVKEYSRPAAGKELSCPMDLRPPATLAQTVQYLLMGVCSSVNFRDLSSLAKTYSFVFDRLRAVRQDLIVQRIRGPGGALVLEGSLGFLLCAPYLVRDLPLADYDEVLHSTQVRESFAELIECYKGSGEFPRQAEFQSLLLLYNLGNMDTIHRALQLPCALRQTPHVQLGIDINKAYLENNWVRLFRLVNQLNCLQACAFYRHLPSSRHKALCALIHGYSSRNCRYPLDLLTRLIALDSPSLASEMCVKRGQTVTAGEQPSVLFLKTALNDVKPESPGREINLVEKKKGKASWAEVMIGEERVIKDGAQSHQTS comes from the exons tcTGCTGTAAACTTCAGGGAAACATCATGGACTCCTCCTCTCCTCCAGTTGGTGTATGCCTTGATATGTGCCCAACAAGAGAGAGGCAAGAACGAGAAAGCCAAGGACGTCTGCATCAGTATGAAATACAGAGAGCCCAGCGGGCAAGTAAAGGTCCGAGAGGAGGAGGTCGTCCTACTGCTGATCCAAAAAAGACTGTCAAGGAGTATAGCCGCCCTGCAGCAGGCAAAGAACTGTCCTGTCCTATGGACCTACGACCCCCTGCAACCTTAGCCCAAACTGTTCAGTATCTCTTGATGGGTGTTTGCTCAAGTGTCAATTTTAGGGATTTGTCATCTTTGGCCAAGACTTACTCTTTTGTGTTTGACCGCCTGCGTGCTGTGAGGCAGGACCTCATAGTGCAGAGAATTAGGGGGCCTGGAGGGGCTCTTGTGCTAGAAGGAAGCCTTGGATTTTTGCTTTGTGCCCCCTACTTGGTGAGGGACCTGCCACTAGCAGACTATGATGAAGTGCTACACTCCACACAGGTTCGGGAAAGCTTTGCAGAACTGATCGAATGTTACAAAGGTAGTGGAGAATTTCCCAGGCAAGCTGAATTCCAGTCTCTTCTCCTTCTTTATAATTTAg GTAATATGGATACAATACACAGAGCTTTGCAACTCCCTTGTGCGCTGCGGCAAACTCCACACGTCCAATTAGGAATTGATATCAACAAAGCCTACTTGGAAAATAACTGGGTACGGCTTTTTCGCTTGGTGAACCAACTGAACTGCCTCCAGGCTTGTGCTTTTTACCGCCACTTGCCAAGTTCCCGCCATAAAGCACTTTGCGCCCTGATACACGGATACAGCAGTCGGAACTGTCGCTACCCACTTGATCTCCTTACTAGGTTGATAGCTCTGGATAGCCCTTCACTAGCAAGTGAGATGTGCGTGAAACGAGGACAGACGGTGACGGCCGGAGAACAGCCTTCAGTCCTGTTCCTAAAAACCGCACTCAACGATGTAAAGCCTGAGAGTCCTGGCAGAGAGATTAACTTGGTGGAGAAAAAGAAAGGCAAAGCATCTTGGGCAGAAGTGATGATTGGAGAAGAACGAGTCATCAAAGATGGGGCCCAATCACATCAGACGTCTTAG